A genomic window from Pecten maximus chromosome 6, xPecMax1.1, whole genome shotgun sequence includes:
- the LOC117329342 gene encoding uncharacterized protein LOC117329342, with translation MYCIVLHFEIMPKAKSKGGTAAQAKRQKLSTRSSRGTDQMPASNDDTIMPTIQPGPNIIPTLDASAGNRERTPVGTGTQFSMHPQPMIGTQFNIQPQPITGVCDNLGLHVSNANKQKILNGEYIDLSILLPKNVNQPEASHKVAIVEGELVIQPKTVKIKINDINSWTDAFIIYMSIYIDAHPEQMQSMLKYMQSVRLGASRSSNMGWKQYDEQYRLRKSRLPLASWGLIDPELWFIYMQSSSPAVSLMNNATTSSQSTLKCYDYNYKGQCSRHQCQYKHKCLRCNGNHSSSKCFQRNNNQYRFRAQQSSHQPNTAPTGGKRPGNTAKPVGSGKVPN, from the coding sequence ATGTATTgcattgttttacattttgaGATCATGCCTAAAGCGAAGAGCAAAGGGGGTACTGCTGCCCAAGCTAAGAGACAGAAGTTGAGTACCAGGTCAAGCAGAGGCACAGACCAGATGCCAGCTTCAAATGACGACACAATCATGCCAACAATTCAGCCGGGGCCTAACATTATTCCAACCTTGGATGCCAGTGCTGGAAACAGGGAGAGAACACCTGTTGGGACAGGTACGCAGTTTAGCATGCATCCCCAACCCATGATAGGTACACAGTTTAACATTCAACCCCAACCTATAACAGGGGTCTGTGATAATTTGGGCCTGCATGTCTCTAACgcaaataaacagaaaattttAAATGGGGAATATATTGACCTAAGTATTCTTCTTCCCAAAAATGTGAACCAGCCTGAGGCTTCTCATAAAGTTGCGATTGTTGAGGGCGAGTTGGTTATTCAGCCCAAAACAGTAAAAATCAAGATAAATGACATAAACTCTTGGACAGACGCGTTTATCATATACATGAGCATATACATTGATGCACACCCTGAACAGATGCAGAGTATGCTGAAGTATATGCAGTCGGTTCGATTAGGTGCTTCTCGATCGTCCAACATGGGTTGGAAGCAGTACGACGAGCAGTACCGCCTGCGTAAATCTAGGTTACCATTAGCTTCGTGGGGATTGATTGATCCTGAACTTTGGTTTATATACATGCAGTCGTCCTCTCCAGCAGTGTCGTTGATGAATAATGCCACAACTTCTAGTCAAAGTACACTAAAGTGTTATGATTACAATTACAAGGGTCAGTGTTCTCGCCACCAGTGTCAGTATAAGCATAAATGCCTGCGCTGTAATGGGAATCATTCCTCTTCAAAATGCTTTCAGCGAAATAATAACCAGTATCGTTTTCGTGCCCAACAGTCAAGTCATCAACCAAACACAGCCCCCACCGGTGGTAAGCGTCCAGGAAACACAGCAAAACCTGTGGGCTCTGGGAAAGTCCCCAATTAA